One Myxococcota bacterium DNA segment encodes these proteins:
- a CDS encoding acyl-CoA dehydrogenase family protein, translating to MDLSYSPEQLAFRDEVRAWIAEAMPPEMKRKADAGASFSHAETMEWHKILYKKGWIAPNWPKEVGGTGWDIGRRTIFQDEIVQANTPELSPFGLVMVGPLIIQFGTDEQKERFLPKILSGEEVWCQGYSEPNSGSDLASLQLRAEKDGDDYILNGQKTWTTYAQNADWIFVLCRTDNSGRKQEGISFLLADVKNTPGITVKPFLTTGGTEAFSETWFKDARVPQENRVGPEHGGWKMAKALLGHERTSIGGVSESGKWVKRVKQIAANRPVGSGTLLDQPQFRRRIAQLEMRFRAVEMANLRTLAAAQLGHAPGPESSIIKVVGTELQQELTELAMDAMGHGALGWFDSPEEALPEHERWVASQFNYLRAATIYGGSNEIQKNIISKHILGLPS from the coding sequence ATGGATCTGTCGTATTCCCCCGAGCAGCTCGCCTTCCGCGACGAAGTGCGCGCCTGGATCGCCGAAGCGATGCCGCCCGAGATGAAGCGCAAGGCCGATGCCGGCGCGAGCTTCAGCCACGCCGAGACCATGGAGTGGCACAAGATTCTCTACAAGAAGGGCTGGATCGCCCCGAACTGGCCCAAGGAAGTGGGCGGCACGGGCTGGGACATCGGCCGCCGCACGATCTTCCAGGACGAGATCGTCCAGGCGAACACGCCCGAGCTCTCGCCCTTCGGTCTCGTGATGGTCGGGCCGCTGATCATCCAGTTCGGCACCGACGAGCAGAAGGAGCGCTTCCTGCCCAAGATCCTCTCGGGCGAAGAGGTCTGGTGCCAGGGCTACTCCGAGCCGAACTCGGGCTCGGACCTCGCGAGCCTGCAGCTCCGCGCGGAGAAGGACGGGGACGACTACATCCTCAACGGCCAGAAGACCTGGACGACCTACGCCCAGAACGCGGACTGGATCTTCGTGCTCTGCCGCACCGACAACAGCGGCCGCAAGCAGGAGGGCATCTCCTTCCTGCTCGCCGACGTGAAGAACACGCCCGGCATCACGGTCAAGCCCTTCCTCACCACCGGCGGCACGGAAGCCTTCAGCGAGACCTGGTTCAAGGACGCCCGCGTCCCCCAGGAAAACCGAGTCGGCCCCGAGCACGGTGGCTGGAAGATGGCGAAGGCCCTGCTCGGCCACGAACGCACGTCGATCGGCGGAGTCTCGGAGAGCGGCAAGTGGGTGAAGCGCGTGAAGCAGATCGCCGCGAACCGCCCGGTCGGTTCGGGCACGCTGCTCGACCAGCCCCAGTTCCGTCGCCGCATCGCCCAGCTCGAGATGCGCTTCCGCGCGGTCGAGATGGCGAACCTGCGGACGCTGGCCGCGGCCCAGCTCGGCCACGCGCCGGGGCCCGAGAGCTCGATCATCAAGGTCGTGGGCACGGAGCTCCAGCAGGAGCTGACCGAGCTCGCGATGGACGCGATGGGGCACGGGGCCCTGGGCTGGTTCGATTCGCCGGAAGAGGCGCTCCCCGAGCACGAGCGCTGGGTGGCTTCGCAGTTCAACTACCTGCGGGCGGCCACGATCTACGGTGGATCCAACGAGATCCAGAAGAACATCATCTCGAAGCACATCCTGGGTCTGCCCAGCTAA
- the lnt gene encoding apolipoprotein N-acyltransferase produces MGPRPPRGTLAATPREARCISALPRILLALTSGGLLAVPLHLPRAWFLASVALVPWIVAARSARPRLQAGLAIGVGLVYGAGVAGWAPSALRSQGASPLGSWSAALLAVAAVKLPVFLGLGAAIALGRYASLGCRCGIAALTIFAIETWVSVSGVPWALLGHTQWGALGVAQLALVGGVPLISALLVASNLATAEWIGAAHRTERARAFPPATALAAAVFGLAACGVWVAEAIRATPASSGSSEWLVVQPNLPRGDRWVARSQPLHLERVRDQTRRAFEAGSRRPDAVVLPENLLTTPLDGHRELEREVTDWVTALGTPVLTGMVMRSETAGRYRNAALWIAPRAGIVGRLDKERAVPVVESGSGFPGRGIVSTLIGAAGRGLRVEEETSALPLRGPHPVVVALCFEALLPSLVAGRRTQDSVAIVHLADDRWVGSETVTDHVLAMARYRAIEQRLPLLRVAHGGRTAHVDPYGRIARQLPLDRYASLRVKLPTTVVPPTHRERVAILALPVGFGCVAGGLARSFVGRSRRHRG; encoded by the coding sequence ATGGGGCCGCGCCCCCCGCGTGGAACGCTCGCAGCGACTCCACGCGAGGCACGCTGCATTTCGGCCCTTCCCCGCATCCTCCTGGCCCTGACCTCGGGCGGCCTCCTCGCGGTGCCTCTCCATCTGCCCCGCGCCTGGTTCCTGGCGAGCGTGGCGTTGGTCCCCTGGATCGTCGCGGCGCGATCGGCGCGTCCGCGCCTGCAGGCCGGCCTCGCGATCGGGGTGGGGCTCGTCTACGGCGCGGGGGTCGCCGGTTGGGCGCCCTCGGCGCTCCGCTCGCAGGGAGCGTCGCCGCTCGGGTCCTGGTCGGCCGCGCTGCTCGCCGTCGCGGCCGTGAAGCTCCCGGTGTTCCTCGGACTCGGCGCCGCGATCGCCCTCGGTCGTTATGCCTCACTCGGGTGTCGGTGCGGCATCGCCGCGCTGACGATCTTCGCAATCGAGACCTGGGTGTCGGTCTCGGGCGTGCCCTGGGCGCTACTCGGCCACACCCAGTGGGGCGCTCTGGGCGTGGCGCAGTTGGCGCTCGTCGGAGGGGTGCCGTTGATCTCGGCGCTGCTCGTCGCGTCGAACCTGGCGACGGCCGAGTGGATCGGCGCGGCCCATCGCACCGAGCGAGCGCGCGCGTTCCCGCCGGCCACCGCACTGGCGGCGGCAGTCTTCGGTCTCGCCGCCTGTGGGGTGTGGGTTGCGGAGGCGATCCGAGCGACGCCCGCGTCGTCGGGTTCGAGCGAATGGCTGGTGGTCCAGCCCAACCTGCCGCGCGGCGATCGTTGGGTCGCCCGCTCTCAGCCGTTGCACCTGGAGCGGGTGCGGGATCAGACGCGACGCGCCTTCGAGGCCGGTTCGAGGCGACCCGATGCGGTGGTGCTGCCCGAGAACCTGTTGACGACTCCCCTCGACGGACACCGCGAACTCGAGAGGGAAGTCACGGACTGGGTGACCGCGTTGGGGACCCCCGTTCTCACCGGGATGGTGATGCGTTCGGAGACAGCCGGCCGGTATCGCAACGCGGCCCTGTGGATCGCACCGCGGGCGGGCATCGTCGGGCGCCTCGACAAGGAGCGCGCGGTGCCCGTGGTGGAGAGCGGGAGCGGGTTCCCGGGCCGAGGGATCGTCTCTACGCTGATTGGCGCCGCCGGACGCGGGCTGCGCGTCGAGGAGGAGACTTCGGCGCTACCGCTTCGTGGCCCGCATCCCGTCGTGGTCGCGCTGTGTTTCGAGGCGCTGCTTCCTTCCCTGGTCGCGGGACGCCGAACCCAGGACAGCGTGGCCATCGTCCACCTGGCCGACGACCGCTGGGTCGGCTCGGAGACGGTCACGGATCACGTGCTCGCGATGGCCCGCTATCGCGCCATCGAACAGCGATTGCCGTTGCTCCGGGTCGCGCACGGGGGCCGCACGGCCCACGTCGATCCCTACGGTCGGATCGCGCGGCAGCTGCCCCTCGATCGCTATGCGTCCCTGCGCGTGAAGCTCCCGACCACGGTGGTGCCTCCGACCCACCGCGAACGCGTCGCGATCCTCGCGTTGCCCGTCGGGTTCGGCTGCGTTGCCGGAGGGTTGGCTCGCTCCTTCGTCGGAAGGAGCCGCCGCCATCGAGGTTGA